The genomic window GTTTAGCGATCAGATCCCAGGTCCGCGCGATGTCGTGATTATTGGCCTTGCACATGCGTGCGATATTTTCAAGGAGATTCTGTCCGCACGCGAACTGGCGCGTGTTTCAGATCGCATCGATCAGGTGCGAAAGCTGGATTTGATCGGTCAGGCGATGTCGCAGGCGATTACAGATATCGAGCTATCGCTCGCCCTCGCGGTGCAGATGATGCCATAAGAAGTGTGAAGTGAAAAGTGTGGAAAGGGGTACAACTGGTCGGTGAACGGGCCTGAAAAGCGGCTCGTTGTACACCATCCTCAGACCAGTTCACTGAAAAGCCGCTTTGCTGAAGTCCCAGCAAGGCGGCTTTTTTTGAGGTCCCGCTGTAGTGAGGCAGAAGTTACACGCCTTCGGCGATTATCACGGAGGCGGTGGCAGACCTCAGGCGGATTTCTTTGAGTCTGGCGTATTCCGGGGAATTTAGCCACGTTCTCGCCTGTTCAACGCTGTCAAATTCCACCACTACCATGCGGTCGGGTATCCAATCGCCCTCTATCGCCTCAGTGGTGCCGCCTCGCACCAGATATTTGCCGCCGTGAGCCTCAACGGTCGCTGCAATCCCTTCTTGAAACTCAGCGAAGACTGCCTGGTCCGTTATTCCGTTATTCAAAATTACATATCCAGCCATGTTGACTTCTCCTTTCGCATGTTATGTGAGCAAGATGGTAATGCCGATTTTACTATAAGCAACGATCTAAAGTTTTTGTCAACACTCTTTTTTATGGATTGGTGTCGCTCGTATCCTCAATAGGTCCGTCTCTGGTTTGCAATCGCATCCCGGTGTTATTGGCGCGCGTACTCCAGACTTGTCCCGAGATAGCAGCGTGCTTCCGTAAGGCTGTTAGCAACTGCGCCTTGACTGCATCATCTGAGATCTCATCGGCGTCGAAGAATCCGAAGACTGTGGATCCAGTTGACGAAAGGCCACACCCAACAATGTCAGCCACCTCGTTAAACCCGCGTCGAACCGCCTGAAGCGGGGCGAGTTCTGGTCGCTCCCAATGTCGCCGCTTCCAGCCAGTCTCCTGCAGGGCACTCACTGATGATCCAAACGCCGTCAGGTCGAACTCCAAGATCGCGGGCAGGAGTTGCATCAAGATCACATGCGATACCGCTTGAACCTCATTCAGCGGTATCGGTGTGTTAGCGACCA from Gemmatimonadota bacterium includes these protein-coding regions:
- a CDS encoding DUF1330 domain-containing protein, with the translated sequence MAGYVILNNGITDQAVFAEFQEGIAATVEAHGGKYLVRGGTTEAIEGDWIPDRMVVVEFDSVEQARTWLNSPEYARLKEIRLRSATASVIIAEGV